From the Roseibium salinum genome, one window contains:
- a CDS encoding TfoX/Sxy family protein: MSALMDTVLIERTRALIPEEHVEQKRMFGGTCFMVNGNMLVCISKRGLMARVGKEQAAEALSRPHASPCEPSGRPMPGFIRVEPEGIETDEDLKSWVNLARNYVCALPPNAAKKPKKAKSGKAAE, from the coding sequence CTGCATTGATGGATACCGTTTTGATTGAACGCACCCGGGCCCTGATCCCGGAGGAACACGTCGAACAGAAGCGCATGTTCGGCGGCACCTGTTTCATGGTCAACGGCAACATGCTGGTCTGCATCTCCAAACGCGGATTGATGGCAAGGGTCGGCAAGGAGCAGGCAGCGGAAGCCCTTTCCCGGCCCCATGCCTCCCCGTGCGAGCCGTCCGGACGCCCCATGCCGGGGTTTATCCGGGTGGAGCCGGAAGGCATCGAAACCGATGAGGATCTCAAGAGCTGGGTCAATCTGGCGCGAAACTACGTGTGCGCATTGCCGCCCAATGCCGCCAAGAAGCCGAAAAAGGCAAAATCCGGGAAGGCGGCGGAATGA